AACCCGACCCGGACGCCCTGGCCCTGGTGCTGACCGGGGAGAAGACCTTCACCAGGGATGCCCAACTGGTGCCGGAGACGTCCGTCTTCGGCGAGGGCGCGGCGGCCTGCCTGGTCCGGGCCGAGGGCGAACGCGACCGCGTGCTCGCCTACGCCGTCCGGCAGCGACCGGAATTCGACGGCCGGCTGGCCGAGGATCCGGATCTGCTGGCGCGCTACCAGCGGGAGTATCCGGAGGTGATGGCCGAGGCCGTCGAAGCGGCGCTCGACCAGGCAGGACTAGACCTGTCGGACATCGCGCTGCTGCTTCCGCACAACGTCAACCAGGTTTCCTGGAAGGCGATCTGCCGCCGGATGGGCTATCCGGTCGACAAGGTGGTGCTGGACAACGTGCCATCGGTCGGGCACAGTTTCGCTGCGGACGCTTTCATCAATCTGCACACCGCCACCACACGGGGCCTGCTCCACCAGGGTGACCGCTACCTGATCGCCGCCGCCGGCATCGGAGCCACCTTCTCGGCCATGGTCGTCAGTCACTGACGGACCGTCAGCCACATTGCCCCGTAGGTACCTCAGCCGCTGCCGCCCGCCGGCGCCCGGACCGCTGCCCGCGACCACCGGGCCGCGCGCCGGCGAGCTCCGGTCCGGCCCGGACAGAGTCCACTCCTCCACGCATGACGGGACAAGATAGCCATGTCAGACTCCGCGGTAACGACCGACGCCGAACTGCGCGGCCAGGTCCTCCGAAGCATCGGTGACCTGCTGCCGCGCGTACTGAAGCGGGAACTCGCGGAGGTACCGGAGAACGCCTGCCTCTTCGACGACCTCGGCCTGACCTCGGCCGGCACCCTGGAACTCATCCTGGAGCTGGAGGAGTCGCTCGACATCCAGGTCGACGTGGAGGAGATTGGCGAGGACGACCTGCGGTCGGTCGCCAGCCTGGCCGACTTCGTCGCCGGACACGTCATCCCCGAGGACTGACCGGATGCCAGGTGCGACCGCCCCCGCTCCGACCGCCGCCGCTCCTAGCACCGCCGCTCCTAGCACCGCCGCTCCGACCACACCCGCTCGGAGCGCCGCCGCTCGGAGCGCCGCCCGGCCGGGCGGCCCGGCGGGGCCCGGACTGCGCGTCGCCCGGGTCCTGAGCAGGGACTTCCACGGCCGGTCGGAAACCTCGCTCGACCCGGACCTGCGGGTCTTCGTCGCCGACCTGACCCGCCCCTACGGCGTCCCGCTCCGCGAGGACCTGCTGGCCGAGGGCGTCGGTCACTCCTACGGGGAGATGGCCGAGGGCCTCCTGCGGGACGCCCTGCCGGCGGACGAGCCGGTGGACCTGCTGATCCTCGCCTTCTCGTCCCCCGACGTACGGCCGGGCCGCTCCGCCGCCCTGCACCTCAGCCGGTTCTGCCCGGGCTCGCCGCTGGCCTTCGCCGTCTGCGACCAGGGCTCGGCCGCCCCGTTCACGGCGCTCCGGATCGCCACCGACTACGCCCGGACGGGAGCCTGCCGCCGGGCGGTGGTCCTGGTGATGGAGGCGGCCCACCTGCATCACGAACCGGCGCGGCCGGTGGCACTGCCGCAGCGGCACTGCGCGGTCGTCCTGGTCTGCGAGGCGGCGGACGGTAAGGGGGACGACGGCGAGGGGGTGGACGCGGTGGTCCGCCAGTCCTCCGGCCCGGCCGCGGATCCGGCCCCGGAACTGGTCCGGGCCGAGTGGGCGGCGCTGGGGCCGGCGGCGGCCCTCGTCCTCGGGCCCGAACTCGACCTGCCGCCCGACGGACGGGACTCCGGGGCCGACGTACGGCCCGGCGGACCCGAACACCCCGTTCCGCTCGGCCGGCCCGACCCCGACCGGACGGTGGCGGCCAGGGGTGGGCAACCGCTCACCGGGATCTGGACCGCGCTTGCCGAGCGGCTGCCCGGCTGGCGGGCCGAACGGCGGCCGGTGCTGCTCGCCGACCTCGACCGGCGGCTCGGGCGGCTGAGCACCCTCACCCTGCTGCCGGCGGCCGCGCCATGACCGCCGGCGCGGTTCCGGCCCCTGACCAGGGCGCCGGACCAGAGGCAGAATTCGAACCCGCGCCCGATCTCGAACCCGCGCCCGATCTCGAACCCGATCCGGTGGACCTGTGGGTGATCCGGACCGACCAGCCCGCACCGGTCGTCCACCGGCTGCGCCAACTGCTCGACCGCACCGAACTCCACCGGGCCGGCGCCGGCCGCGACCCCGAACGGACCGACCGGTTCACCGTGGTGCACGGCGTCGTCCGGCTGCTCGCCGCCGAGCGGCTCGGGGTGGCCCCCGGCGACCTGGCCTGGCGCCGCGGCCCGCACGGCAAGCCGGAGCCGGTGCCCGACGAGTCTGCGGCCGGCTCCCGACTGCGGCTCAGCTGGTCGGCCTCCGGCGCTCTCGCCGTGCTGGCCCTGGCCGAGGGGCGGCGGGTCGGTGCGGACGTCGAGGAGATCAGGGACGAACGGGTGGCGGCCCGGGTCGCCAGCCGCTACTTCCCCGACAGTGACGTGCGGTTCGTGGCGGCGGCCCGCTCACCCGGCGCCCGGGCCGAGCGCTTCACCCGCCTCTGGTGCCGCCGCGAGGCCTGCGTCAAGGTGTACGGCGGGCGGCTCGCCCAGGGCCTCGGGCTGCCCATGGCCGGCCCGGCCCCGCTGCGGCTGCCGGACGCCGGCCCGCTGGACCCGGGGCCCTGCTGGGTCCGGGACGTCCCCGTGCCGGGGCCGTTCCGTGCCGCCGTCGCGGTCGAGGGCGACCGCCCGTTCCTGGTCCGCCGCCTGCGGTGGACCGCATCCGCCGGCCTCCCGGCCACCCGTTGAGCCCCAGGCCACCCCGGCCTCCCGGCCACCCGTTGAGCCCCCGTGCCTCCGCCGAACCGAGCAGGGAAGAACAGGACATGACGAGCACTCACTTCACGATGCCCGACGGCGAGGCCGCCCCGATCCCGGCCGGAGCGCCCGGTGTCCAGCTGTACCCGGCGCCGTTCGAGGCCGTGGTCGCACTGCTCCGCCAGGGCATCGACGCCCTGGCCGCGGACGAGGGCTTTCCCCGGCTGGCGATCCCCCCGGTGGTCCCGCGCGCGCTGGTCGAGCGGGCCGGCTACGTGAAGGCCTTCCCGCAACTGCTGGGCACGGTGCACAGCTTCGCCGGCACGCCGGCGGAGTGGAAGGAGCTGGCCCCGCAGGCCCTCGAGGGCGGTGCCTGGGACTCCGCGCAGCGGGCGAGCGACCTGGTGCTGCTGCCCGCCGCCTGCTACCCCGTCTACGCGGGTCTGGCCGGAAGGGAGTTGGCGCAGCCCGAGCGATTCGCCGTGGAAGGGCAGTGCTTCCGGCAGGAGGCGACCAGCGAGCCGGGCCGGCTGCGCAGTTTCCGGATGGTGGAGCTGGTCACGGCCGGTACCGAGGCGCACTGCCTGAGCTGGCGCGCGGCCTGGCTGGAGACGGTGGCCGGCTGGATGCGCGGGATGTCGCTCAAGGTGGAGATCGAGGTGGCCGACGACCCGTTCTTCGGCCCGACCCGGCGGCTGTTCCAGGCGGCCCAGCGGGCCCAGGAGTTGAAGTACGAACTCAAGGTGCCGGTGGCGGACGGGCTGGTGCAGGCGATCGCCTCGGCGAACTTCCACAAGGACCATTTCGGCGAAGTCTTCGGGTTCACCGGCGAAGGCGCTCCGGGGAACACCGCCTGCATGGCGTTCGGGATCGAGCGGATCGCCCTCGCGCTGTTGCACGCCCACGGCGGGCGCCCCGCCGAGTGGCCGGAGTCTCTCATCACGGCGATCCGCGGCGGCAACTGAGTTGACGTCACCGGGCGACCGCTCTGGTATGGACCAATGATCGGGGGCGCTGATAGTGTCCCGACCCACACCCGCTGAGACGGGCCGGCCGAAGGACGCGTGCGACGTGACACGGACCAGGCGGATCACAGTCCGCTACAGTGCCGAGGGCGGCGGCTCGGGGCCGCTCACCATGGGCCAGGACAACATGATCCGCTGCATCCGGCGCGACGATCCCGAGCAGATCAACAAGGAAGCCGTCTGGCCGGTGCCGGCCGGCACCGACCTGCCCGCGGCGCTCGCCGCCCTGCGCACCCTGGCCGAACGCCACGCCTCGCTGCGCACCGTCTTCCCGGACGGCCCGGACGGCTTCCCCGCCCGCCAGGAGGTGCAGGGGGAGGGGGAGTTCACCGTACGGGTGGTGGAGGCAGGTCCGCTCGGCGACCTCGAACTCGATCGGCTGGCCGACGACCTGGCGCGCGCCGACAACGCGGTGGCGTTCGACCTGGCCACCGACTTCCCGCTGCGCTGCACCCTGGTGACCGCGGAGGACCGGCCGGTCCGGATGGCGGTGGTGGTCTGCCACTCCGGCGCTGACGGTGCAGCCACCGCCCTGCTGATCCAGGAATGGCTGCTGCTCGCCGCGGGCAAGGAACTGTCGCCCGCCACCGCGCGGACGCCGCTGGAGGTGGCCGCGTTCGAGAGTTCCGCGCTGGGCCGCCGCCGCGCCACCGCCTCGCTGCGGCACTGGGAGCGGATCCTGCGCACCGGCCCGCAGGCCGTCTTCGCGGACTCCCGGATCACCGGCCCGCCGGACGTGGTCTCGACGCTCATTCTCCGCTCGCGCCGGGCGGCGGAGGACCTCGCGGCCGCTTCGCTGCGGACCGGGGCCAGCCCCTCGGTGGTGCTGCTGGC
The sequence above is a segment of the Kitasatospora sp. NBC_00240 genome. Coding sequences within it:
- a CDS encoding phosphopantetheine-binding protein: MSDSAVTTDAELRGQVLRSIGDLLPRVLKRELAEVPENACLFDDLGLTSAGTLELILELEESLDIQVDVEEIGEDDLRSVASLADFVAGHVIPED
- a CDS encoding 3-oxoacyl-[acyl-carrier-protein] synthase III C-terminal domain-containing protein produces the protein MTALEAVAVHLPRHTAPIEAVGARIGLTPRQLRLFRRFHGLDQVRLDPDGTLLDLLTGALEALPELRGREHQVRFVLHARSMPVAVPYPLNPLHELLDRFGLSGANAFTVTHHACAVGLLAVDLAGRLLAGEPDPDALALVLTGEKTFTRDAQLVPETSVFGEGAAACLVRAEGERDRVLAYAVRQRPEFDGRLAEDPDLLARYQREYPEVMAEAVEAALDQAGLDLSDIALLLPHNVNQVSWKAICRRMGYPVDKVVLDNVPSVGHSFAADAFINLHTATTRGLLHQGDRYLIAAAGIGATFSAMVVSH
- a CDS encoding 4'-phosphopantetheinyl transferase superfamily protein, producing the protein MIRTDQPAPVVHRLRQLLDRTELHRAGAGRDPERTDRFTVVHGVVRLLAAERLGVAPGDLAWRRGPHGKPEPVPDESAAGSRLRLSWSASGALAVLALAEGRRVGADVEEIRDERVAARVASRYFPDSDVRFVAAARSPGARAERFTRLWCRREACVKVYGGRLAQGLGLPMAGPAPLRLPDAGPLDPGPCWVRDVPVPGPFRAAVAVEGDRPFLVRRLRWTASAGLPATR